A region from the Dehalococcoidales bacterium genome encodes:
- a CDS encoding type II toxin-antitoxin system HicB family antitoxin, translating into MKRNFTVIIEKDEDEYFIGTVSQLKGCHTQAKSLDRLMER; encoded by the coding sequence GTGAAGAGGAATTTTACAGTTATTATTGAAAAAGACGAGGACGAATACTTTATCGGTACCGTTTCTCAATTAAAAGGCTGCCATACACAGGCTAAATCTCTTGATAGACTTATGGAGCGCTAA
- a CDS encoding type II toxin-antitoxin system HicA family toxin, giving the protein MMKPSILDGEQVIKTLGKVGLEVLRQKGSHVYLKHSDGRATVVPVRKGETIRKGLLIKILKGV; this is encoded by the coding sequence ATGATGAAACCCTCGATTTTGGACGGTGAGCAGGTCATCAAGACATTGGGCAAAGTTGGGCTTGAGGTACTTAGACAGAAAGGCAGTCATGTTTATCTGAAGCATTCCGACGGGAGGGCTACCGTAGTTCCCGTTCGCAAAGGAGAAACAATCAGAAAAGGTTTATTAATTAAAATACTCAAAGGCGTCTAA
- a CDS encoding Uxx-star family glutaredoxin-like (seleno)protein translates to MTAKDVIVYSTPTCPYCVRAKEYLTQKGVVYKDINVAVDRAGAQEMVDKSGQMGVPVIVIDGEVVVGFNRPEMDRLLA, encoded by the coding sequence ATGACTGCGAAGGATGTTATTGTTTATTCTACTCCGACATGCCCGTACTGTGTGAGGGCAAAGGAATATCTAACCCAAAAAGGTGTTGTCTACAAGGATATTAATGTGGCTGTTGACCGTGCCGGCGCGCAGGAGATGGTTGATAAGTCAGGGCAGATGGGCGTCCCCGTCATCGTTATCGATGGTGAAGTGGTTGTCGGGTTTAACCGCCCGGAAATGGACCGCCTTTTGGCATAG
- a CDS encoding prephenate dehydrogenase → MTDINKIAIIGGSGKMGQWFARLLQEEGKEVTLIGRNAGKLAQVQKDLNVAVSTEIATIQKADAVIISVPVDYFEETVKQMRPYVHSDRLVFDITSVKTVPVDLMHRYLSNAKILGTHPVFGPGARSLANQNFVLTPTTSDEEILAAKVKGFLEKHEAKVQIMSPAEHDSMMSVILGLAHFIAIVSADSIAGIEKLKEMEAIGGITYKVLWTLVESVISEDPELYASLQMNLPQLTDLQERFLENSAEWASIIKNKQRDEFVHRMRGIHDQLEAKSNNFGKAYDNMYKIAEGL, encoded by the coding sequence ATGACTGATATCAATAAAATTGCAATTATCGGCGGCTCCGGCAAGATGGGGCAATGGTTTGCGCGGTTACTTCAAGAAGAAGGGAAAGAGGTAACCCTTATCGGCCGCAATGCCGGGAAACTGGCCCAAGTCCAAAAGGATTTAAACGTAGCCGTAAGCACGGAAATTGCCACTATCCAAAAAGCCGATGCCGTTATTATCTCCGTACCGGTAGACTATTTTGAGGAAACAGTTAAGCAGATGCGCCCCTACGTCCATAGCGACCGGCTTGTATTTGATATCACTTCGGTCAAAACCGTACCGGTTGACCTTATGCACCGCTATCTAAGCAACGCGAAAATACTGGGAACGCACCCCGTATTCGGGCCGGGCGCCCGCAGTTTAGCTAACCAAAACTTTGTTTTAACACCCACAACATCGGATGAGGAGATTTTGGCGGCAAAGGTAAAAGGCTTTCTTGAGAAGCACGAAGCAAAGGTGCAAATTATGTCGCCCGCCGAACACGACAGCATGATGTCGGTGATATTGGGGCTGGCACACTTTATTGCAATTGTTTCGGCAGACAGCATCGCCGGAATCGAAAAGCTCAAAGAGATGGAGGCTATCGGCGGCATTACCTATAAGGTCCTTTGGACACTGGTAGAAAGCGTCATATCCGAAGACCCCGAGCTCTACGCCTCGTTACAAATGAACCTGCCACAATTGACAGACCTGCAAGAAAGGTTTTTAGAAAACTCCGCCGAATGGGCAAGCATTATTAAAAACAAGCAGCGTGATGAATTTGTACACCGGATGCGCGGTATTCACGACCAACTCGAAGCGAAAAGCAATAATTTCGGCAAAGCCTACGATAACATGTATAAAATAGCAGAGGGGCTCTAA
- the pheA gene encoding prephenate dehydratase produces MNLEELRSQIDGIDQQIIELLAARAQLSENIGGLKKQEGRQVQDRLREEAVINKIKELARAKGLRQADIELIYRQIFISSRNMQETPVAFQGELGAYSEEAAVNFFGSDIRLRPYETLEEVFKAVEKDEVQFGIVPVENSIEGSISKTYDLLLDSPLKVSGETELRVSHCLISNHGVTLDRIKKIYSHPQALGQCQAFIKHLKCELVPTYDTAGSVKMIKEKRITDGAAIAGNRAAVIYDMNVINCEIEDNPNNFTRFFVLSREDLPPSGNDKTSLVLSVKHKPGALYQMLKQLAENNINMTKLESRPTREKPWVYNFYLDFEGHRQDAKVQAMLSQLEDYTIFLKVLGSYPKANH; encoded by the coding sequence ATGAATTTAGAAGAACTAAGGTCTCAAATTGATGGTATTGATCAGCAAATTATAGAACTTTTAGCCGCCAGAGCCCAATTATCCGAAAATATCGGCGGCTTAAAGAAGCAGGAAGGACGTCAGGTCCAAGACAGGCTGCGCGAAGAAGCCGTTATTAACAAAATAAAGGAATTGGCACGCGCAAAAGGCTTAAGGCAGGCCGATATTGAACTGATTTACCGGCAAATATTTATTTCGTCACGCAATATGCAGGAAACGCCGGTGGCCTTTCAGGGGGAGTTGGGGGCATACAGCGAAGAAGCAGCCGTTAATTTCTTCGGCTCCGATATTAGGCTTAGACCGTACGAAACACTCGAAGAAGTTTTTAAAGCGGTTGAAAAGGATGAGGTTCAATTCGGGATAGTACCGGTTGAAAACTCAATTGAAGGCAGTATCAGTAAAACCTACGACCTGCTTTTGGATTCGCCGCTTAAAGTCAGCGGAGAAACGGAACTGCGAGTTTCGCATTGCCTGATATCCAATCACGGCGTAACCCTTGACAGAATTAAAAAGATTTACTCTCACCCTCAGGCACTCGGTCAATGCCAGGCCTTTATTAAGCATTTAAAATGTGAGCTCGTGCCCACCTACGACACGGCGGGCAGTGTTAAAATGATTAAAGAAAAAAGAATTACGGACGGTGCCGCAATTGCCGGAAACCGTGCCGCCGTTATCTATGATATGAATGTTATCAACTGCGAAATCGAAGATAACCCCAATAATTTCACTCGCTTCTTTGTGCTTTCCAGGGAAGATCTTCCGCCGTCCGGAAACGATAAAACCTCATTGGTACTCTCCGTAAAACACAAGCCGGGCGCGCTCTATCAAATGTTAAAGCAACTGGCCGAAAACAATATCAATATGACCAAACTTGAATCCCGCCCTACCCGCGAGAAACCTTGGGTTTATAATTTCTATTTGGATTTTGAAGGACATCGCCAAGATGCAAAGGTTCAAGCTATGCTTTCACAGCTTGAGGATTATACGATTTTCCTTAAAGTTTTAGGATCGTACCCCAAAGCAAATCATTAG
- the aroC gene encoding chorismate synthase, translating into MSDSIGKVFTVSVFGESHGRLIGALINGCPAGLKIDEGFIQKELDRRKPAHSVSSTPRSEDDKAEILSGVFNGFTTGAPICLVINNKDTRSADYDNIKDVFRPGHADYTARIKYGGFNDYRGGGRFSGRITAGFVAAGAVSRMLLDIIGVDIFAHTVEIGGISAKSQDMGTIKQNINNPLSCADSAACELMLTAVKEARIEDDSLGGIIEGIATGLPVGLGEPVFDNLDGDLAKALFAVPSVKGVEFGMGFNAARLKGSQNNDPFEIIDGKIVTKTNNAGGILGGISNGMPLVVRVAVKPTPSISQKQLTVNLKEFSASELEIQGRHDACIVPRAIPVVEAMMAVTLCDFALRAGIIPRVIK; encoded by the coding sequence ATGTCTGACAGTATCGGAAAAGTTTTCACGGTTAGCGTTTTCGGGGAAAGCCACGGCAGGCTTATCGGGGCTTTAATCAACGGTTGCCCGGCAGGGCTGAAAATAGATGAGGGTTTTATTCAGAAGGAGCTGGATCGGCGCAAACCGGCACATTCCGTATCTTCAACTCCCCGTTCTGAAGACGACAAGGCCGAAATCCTCTCCGGGGTTTTTAACGGGTTTACCACCGGCGCACCGATTTGCTTGGTGATTAACAATAAAGATACGCGCTCGGCGGATTACGATAATATCAAAGATGTTTTCCGTCCGGGGCATGCCGATTATACCGCCCGTATTAAATACGGCGGATTTAACGATTACCGCGGGGGCGGCCGTTTTTCGGGAAGAATTACCGCCGGGTTTGTTGCTGCCGGTGCTGTCAGCCGCATGTTGTTAGATATCATCGGGGTTGATATTTTTGCCCATACTGTTGAAATAGGCGGTATATCGGCAAAATCACAGGATATGGGAACAATTAAACAAAATATCAATAATCCTTTAAGCTGTGCCGACTCTGCTGCTTGTGAACTGATGCTAACAGCCGTTAAAGAGGCCAGAATTGAGGATGACAGCCTGGGGGGTATTATCGAAGGAATCGCAACAGGGCTGCCGGTAGGATTGGGGGAACCTGTTTTCGATAATTTGGACGGAGACCTTGCAAAGGCACTGTTTGCCGTTCCATCCGTTAAGGGTGTCGAATTCGGTATGGGTTTTAATGCCGCCCGCCTAAAAGGCTCGCAAAATAATGACCCGTTTGAAATAATAGACGGGAAAATAGTTACCAAAACCAATAACGCCGGCGGAATCCTCGGCGGAATAAGTAACGGGATGCCGCTTGTTGTAAGGGTGGCTGTTAAGCCGACGCCATCAATATCTCAAAAACAGCTTACCGTAAACTTAAAAGAATTCAGCGCAAGCGAATTGGAGATACAGGGCCGGCACGACGCCTGCATTGTCCCCAGGGCCATACCGGTAGTAGAGGCAATGATGGCCGTAACATTATGTGATTTTGCTCTGAGAGCAGGAATAATACCGAGGGTAATAAAATGA
- the aroA gene encoding 3-phosphoshikimate 1-carboxyvinyltransferase: protein MRVKIGKSKLYGKVTAPPSKSYAIRGLMCAALSNGKSRIINPLISDDTEIAAAALEKIGVRINKNDSFWEVNGGSFIAPKEGIYCRDSAATIRFMTALATVVPGKCRLVPSPALAKRPIEPLITALNSINIHCYKEGSTVVVEGGNFSGGNIEMRGDISSQFLSALLFLCPLAQNGLNIRLTTPPESVSYIKMTIDCLREFGINLDVSESFRFFSADYQKYKPASYTVEGDWSSASYLLAAGAIAGETETTGLKTDSLQGDRVIINLLQEMGAKISAKGDSITVKRADLKPIKADLSDCIDLLPTISVVAALADGQSMFYGIRRARLKESNRVSAVREGLERMQVAVTEEEDTFIINGGSPKGAVIDSFGDHRIAMAFGLLGAAIGDTVIEGAECVSKTFPQFWQIFAGIGAKAESYV from the coding sequence ATGAGGGTTAAAATTGGTAAAAGCAAACTTTACGGCAAGGTAACCGCCCCGCCCTCAAAGAGTTATGCTATCCGCGGCTTAATGTGCGCCGCGCTCTCTAACGGAAAAAGCCGAATTATAAACCCCCTGATTTCCGATGATACCGAAATTGCTGCCGCAGCCCTTGAAAAAATAGGGGTTCGGATAAACAAAAACGACAGCTTTTGGGAAGTAAACGGCGGCAGTTTTATTGCCCCTAAAGAAGGTATTTATTGCCGCGATTCCGCCGCCACCATCCGTTTTATGACTGCGCTGGCAACTGTTGTCCCCGGGAAATGTCGCCTTGTTCCCAGCCCGGCGCTTGCCAAGCGCCCTATTGAGCCTCTGATTACGGCGCTCAATTCAATTAACATTCATTGCTATAAAGAGGGTTCAACAGTTGTGGTTGAGGGCGGTAACTTTTCGGGCGGAAATATTGAGATGCGGGGGGATATCAGCTCCCAGTTCTTATCTGCCCTGCTCTTTTTATGTCCATTAGCGCAAAACGGCTTAAATATACGGCTTACCACCCCGCCTGAATCCGTTTCCTATATTAAAATGACAATTGATTGCCTTAGGGAATTCGGCATAAATTTAGACGTATCCGAATCGTTCCGCTTTTTTAGCGCAGACTATCAAAAATATAAACCTGCAAGTTACACGGTTGAGGGAGATTGGTCATCCGCTTCTTATTTACTTGCGGCGGGCGCAATAGCGGGTGAAACGGAAACAACAGGATTAAAAACGGATAGCCTTCAGGGAGACCGCGTAATTATAAATTTACTGCAAGAAATGGGGGCAAAAATATCCGCAAAGGGAGATAGTATTACCGTTAAGCGCGCGGATTTAAAGCCCATTAAGGCCGATTTATCGGATTGTATTGATCTTCTGCCAACAATCAGCGTTGTTGCCGCACTGGCAGACGGCCAAAGCATGTTTTACGGGATACGCCGCGCCAGGCTTAAGGAATCCAACCGCGTCAGCGCCGTAAGGGAAGGTTTAGAAAGGATGCAGGTTGCGGTAACCGAAGAAGAAGATACCTTTATTATTAACGGAGGCAGCCCCAAGGGAGCGGTAATAGATAGCTTTGGGGATCACCGTATTGCGATGGCCTTCGGGTTATTGGGGGCTGCAATCGGCGATACGGTAATTGAAGGGGCGGAGTGCGTTTCAAAAACATTCCCGCAATTCTGGCAAATATTTGCCGGTATCGGGGCAAAGGCGGAAAGTTATGTCTGA
- a CDS encoding shikimate kinase, whose translation MKTNIALIGFMATGKTTIARAIAEKLGKTLVEMDVLIEQKAGKSIPAIFEDDGESAFRQLEIDTIKEVSQGENLVIACGGGVVLNRINIDRLKKNAVIVLLTVSFDVIEKRVAASTSVRPLLAESRDKAQAIKELMAFRQPFYERAADITVDSSNSSIEATADLIINKVKGYEG comes from the coding sequence ATGAAAACGAACATAGCGCTAATCGGTTTTATGGCTACCGGCAAAACCACCATAGCCAGGGCGATTGCCGAAAAACTGGGCAAAACCCTAGTTGAGATGGATGTTCTAATCGAACAGAAAGCCGGTAAAAGCATCCCCGCTATCTTTGAAGATGACGGAGAGAGCGCCTTCAGGCAACTGGAAATCGATACTATTAAAGAAGTCTCCCAAGGGGAAAACCTTGTTATCGCCTGCGGCGGCGGCGTGGTGCTGAACCGCATTAATATTGACCGGCTCAAAAAAAATGCCGTGATTGTGCTGCTTACGGTTTCGTTTGATGTAATTGAAAAACGAGTTGCCGCAAGCACAAGTGTTCGTCCGCTGCTTGCGGAAAGCCGAGATAAAGCCCAAGCCATCAAAGAGCTTATGGCGTTCCGACAACCTTTTTACGAAAGGGCGGCTGATATTACAGTGGATTCGTCAAACTCAAGCATTGAAGCCACCGCCGATCTCATAATAAATAAGGTTAAAGGCTATGAGGGTTAA